Proteins from one Microbacterium hatanonis genomic window:
- a CDS encoding ParB/RepB/Spo0J family partition protein, which yields MAKRTGLGRGIGALIPTAEQSESRPVDVFFPDGQAQAAADQAAVARAEDEAAQLVSVPGARLIQVDPHQIVPNPRQPRTNFDPDDLAELVHSVREFGVLQPVVVRSLDDGTYELIMGERRTRASREAGLETIPAIVRETSDENLLRDALLENLHRSQLNPLEEASAYQQLLEDFGITQDVLATRIGRSRPQISNTIRLLRLPVPVQQRVAAGVLTAGHARAILSVDGPDAMQRLADKIVNEDLSVRAAEAAAKTPELKRAAPKAGARRGHLDEVAERLGDRLNTKVRIALSARKGQISIDFATIQDLNRILAEIGEEGYGA from the coding sequence ATGGCGAAGAGAACTGGCCTGGGCAGAGGGATCGGCGCGCTGATCCCCACGGCGGAGCAGAGCGAATCGCGTCCTGTCGACGTGTTCTTCCCCGACGGGCAGGCGCAGGCGGCGGCCGACCAGGCAGCGGTCGCGCGCGCCGAAGATGAGGCCGCCCAGCTCGTGAGCGTACCGGGCGCACGGCTGATCCAGGTCGACCCTCACCAGATCGTGCCCAATCCCCGGCAGCCCCGCACGAACTTCGACCCCGACGACCTCGCCGAGCTCGTGCACAGCGTCCGCGAGTTCGGCGTGCTCCAGCCCGTCGTCGTCCGTTCGCTGGATGACGGCACGTACGAGCTGATCATGGGGGAGCGACGCACTCGCGCGTCACGCGAGGCTGGGCTCGAGACCATCCCGGCGATCGTGCGCGAGACATCGGACGAGAATCTCCTGCGTGACGCTCTCCTCGAGAACCTCCACCGTTCTCAGCTGAACCCCCTCGAGGAAGCTTCGGCGTACCAGCAGCTTCTCGAAGACTTCGGGATCACCCAGGACGTACTCGCGACCCGCATCGGACGCTCCCGTCCGCAGATCAGCAACACCATCCGTCTTCTGCGGCTGCCGGTCCCCGTACAGCAGCGGGTCGCGGCCGGAGTACTCACCGCCGGACACGCGCGGGCGATTCTCTCGGTCGATGGACCCGACGCCATGCAGCGCCTGGCAGACAAGATCGTCAACGAGGATCTGTCGGTGCGTGCGGCGGAGGCTGCGGCGAAGACCCCCGAGCTCAAACGCGCGGCTCCGAAGGCGGGTGCTCGCCGTGGGCACCTCGACGAGGTCGCGGAGCGACTGGGTGACCGGTTGAATACGAAGGTCCGGATCGCGTTGTCGGCACGTAAAGGCCAGATCAGCATCGATTTTGCGACCATCCAGGATCTCAACAGGATTCTGGCGGAGATCGGTGAAGAGGGCTACGGCGCCTGA
- a CDS encoding tryptophan synthase subunit alpha — protein MATHDDQPRRRASLELLRAEAADELSVLVHERLRDGEDPWDFMEDLPTVDELVVLILRAENIAENGGARPNRARHYRVLRQIALDYPPLTRAVWRLLGNEENHRRWDAAIRLDAQ, from the coding sequence ATGGCCACGCATGACGACCAGCCCCGGAGGAGGGCGAGCCTCGAGCTGCTTCGCGCGGAGGCAGCCGATGAACTCTCGGTGCTCGTCCACGAAAGGCTCCGCGACGGCGAGGATCCGTGGGATTTCATGGAAGACCTGCCCACCGTGGATGAGCTCGTCGTTCTCATCCTGCGGGCCGAGAACATCGCTGAGAACGGTGGAGCGCGGCCGAATCGGGCGCGGCACTACCGGGTTCTCCGTCAGATCGCGCTCGACTACCCCCCACTGACCCGTGCCGTGTGGCGTCTCCTCGGCAACGAGGAGAACCATCGTCGATGGGATGCGGCGATCCGCCTCGACGCGCAGTGA
- the trxA gene encoding thioredoxin, protein MSAKATTSATFEQDVLNADGPVLVDFWAEWCGPCRMVGPILDEIQSENSDKITVLKLNVDENPDLAMKYQITSIPAMKVFQGGEVQTTIIGAKPKFALEKDLAAFIG, encoded by the coding sequence ATGAGCGCTAAGGCGACGACGTCCGCCACATTCGAGCAGGACGTCCTGAACGCAGACGGACCCGTCCTGGTCGACTTCTGGGCGGAGTGGTGCGGCCCGTGTCGCATGGTCGGACCGATCCTCGACGAGATCCAGTCCGAGAACTCTGACAAGATCACGGTTCTGAAGCTCAACGTCGACGAGAACCCCGATCTGGCGATGAAGTACCAGATCACGTCGATCCCGGCGATGAAGGTCTTCCAGGGCGGCGAGGTCCAGACGACCATCATCGGTGCGAAGCCGAAGTTCGCTCTCGAGAAGGACCTCGCAGCGTTCATCGGCTGA